One part of the Acidobacteriota bacterium genome encodes these proteins:
- a CDS encoding outer membrane protein transport protein: MQKMRKQTKVFALCIPFLALFFITNSVWASALSKPSPVDARAIAMGGAFVAVADDPLAIYWNPAGLTQLEGMHLTFGFDSTIPSLTYHPYTIEDQSGVATRDEKAKRDFLPAPTFGFSTDRLEPVVLGIGLYLPYANGGKFEGPSQAVGNPLDGLIYSMELSPALAFRVHEMFSIGISLRASYTKSELNGQFIPPLPEYGPFGGNVANIETAGWGYGWATGVLLNPHRKWRFGMLYKSKIESDLSGDFILDDLSGNRLAVDDAELRVIFPAQARLGFAFDATENLLLAFSVDWEENSSIENYEVTFARLTGSAFQIPARYEDNYTFHLGSRYRFNDRWTGAAGYAYDESAIPDSTTNRIMGDLNAHEITFGASYSFSGYSPFDSSRSGNSSSAPASTSYSSGRSSWSIDIAYDMRFGERTVPVLDSSGSPNAAPGKYKGLVQSLSFMLRKSF; this comes from the coding sequence ATGCAAAAAATGAGAAAACAAACAAAAGTATTTGCTTTGTGCATTCCTTTTCTTGCACTGTTTTTTATAACTAATTCGGTCTGGGCAAGTGCGCTGTCAAAGCCAAGTCCTGTCGATGCAAGGGCAATCGCAATGGGAGGTGCCTTTGTTGCTGTAGCGGATGATCCTCTGGCGATTTATTGGAATCCAGCTGGTTTAACGCAATTGGAAGGTATGCATCTCACCTTTGGCTTTGATTCGACCATACCAAGCCTCACATATCATCCCTATACAATTGAAGATCAATCAGGAGTAGCTACCCGCGATGAGAAAGCGAAGAGAGATTTTCTTCCTGCGCCTACATTTGGTTTCTCAACGGATAGACTCGAACCAGTGGTTCTCGGAATAGGGCTCTATCTCCCCTATGCGAATGGCGGCAAGTTTGAAGGACCGAGCCAGGCGGTTGGCAATCCCCTCGATGGTCTGATCTACAGCATGGAGCTTTCCCCGGCCCTTGCTTTCAGGGTGCATGAAATGTTCTCAATCGGAATCAGCTTGAGGGCGAGCTATACGAAAAGCGAGCTTAACGGGCAGTTCATCCCTCCTTTGCCCGAGTATGGGCCGTTCGGCGGGAATGTGGCAAACATTGAGACAGCCGGATGGGGATACGGATGGGCAACGGGAGTACTCCTCAATCCTCACAGGAAGTGGCGCTTCGGAATGCTCTACAAAAGCAAGATCGAAAGTGACCTCTCCGGTGATTTCATCCTCGATGATCTTTCCGGCAACCGACTCGCAGTGGATGATGCTGAGCTCAGAGTGATTTTCCCCGCTCAGGCGAGGCTCGGCTTCGCGTTTGATGCGACCGAAAATCTCCTTCTGGCTTTCAGCGTGGACTGGGAGGAGAACAGCTCCATAGAGAACTACGAGGTGACATTTGCCAGGCTGACCGGTAGTGCCTTTCAGATCCCCGCCCGATATGAGGATAATTACACTTTCCACCTCGGGTCGCGATACAGGTTCAATGATCGGTGGACAGGCGCTGCTGGATACGCTTATGATGAGAGCGCAATACCCGATTCGACAACGAACCGCATCATGGGAGACCTCAATGCGCATGAGATCACTTTCGGTGCCAGCTATTCCTTTTCAGGTTATTCCCCATTCGATTCTTCCCGATCGGGCAATTCGTCTTCAGCTCCTGCATCCACGAGCTATTCTTCAGGCAGAAGTTCATGGTCCATCGATATTGCCTATGACATGCGCTTCGGAGAGCGAACGGTTCCGGTCCTGGACTCCTCGGGAAGTCCTAACGCTGCACCCGGAAAGTACAAGGGCCTTGTTCAAAGTCTTTCTTTTATGCTTCGAAAGAGTTTCTAA